The following are encoded together in the Roseobacter denitrificans OCh 114 genome:
- a CDS encoding ABC transporter permease, whose product MSIRRGTIAAVVLLGLWEGAAQVLSDGVLFVGPLGILFHIGANPGLLVRATATTTQNAALGFLWGNLAAVLMASVVVVLPRTERVISSAALVVFCLPLVATGPILRVISGPGDTPQIALAALAVYYTTFLAMRVGLRAMPANWSDLMSVYGRGALATLLTVRARASLPYLFVGLQIAAPAAFLGAMIGEFTGAERGLGVLTLRAMRSLDVEATWSLAVISAAMAMLLYALVGAAGRWLVGYTPDIILSPPRTMAHNRWTGMLQACGAALLLILLWQISMDLADLNRFFAKRPADVLSYLLADAPARATLLRALAETTATTIPGYLAGLVLGAALAMGVILLPRASGVVLPVAVALRAIPIITTAPLIVLALGRGATGTIAVIAVMIFFPTFVACLQGLRQTPRAVSDLFRSYGAGPVTVLYLAQIPGMLPAFFAAAKMAVPAAILAVTTTEWLVTGKGIGLLVALTSTTSNYNMLWSCIVATTVLAVVIYAVVVRVERVVLSKYASEQVI is encoded by the coding sequence ATGTCCATTCGGCGCGGCACAATCGCAGCGGTTGTGCTGCTGGGTCTTTGGGAAGGGGCGGCGCAGGTCCTTTCGGATGGCGTGTTATTCGTCGGCCCCCTCGGGATCCTGTTCCATATCGGCGCAAACCCCGGTCTTTTGGTCCGCGCCACGGCCACCACGACCCAGAATGCCGCGCTCGGGTTCCTCTGGGGAAACCTTGCTGCCGTCCTCATGGCCAGTGTCGTGGTTGTGCTGCCGCGCACGGAGCGGGTGATTTCCTCTGCCGCCCTTGTGGTGTTCTGCCTGCCGCTTGTGGCAACCGGGCCGATCCTGCGCGTCATTTCAGGCCCCGGCGATACGCCACAGATCGCCCTCGCAGCGCTGGCGGTCTATTACACGACATTCCTTGCAATGCGTGTGGGGTTGCGTGCGATGCCGGCCAACTGGTCCGACCTGATGTCTGTTTACGGGCGGGGGGCCCTGGCGACCCTTCTCACCGTGCGTGCACGCGCCAGCCTGCCCTATTTGTTTGTCGGCCTGCAGATCGCGGCCCCCGCCGCCTTTCTCGGCGCGATGATCGGAGAGTTCACGGGCGCCGAACGCGGCCTTGGCGTGCTGACGCTGCGGGCGATGCGCAGCTTGGATGTCGAGGCCACATGGTCACTTGCGGTGATTTCCGCCGCCATGGCGATGCTGCTTTATGCACTGGTGGGAGCAGCGGGGCGTTGGCTTGTCGGATACACCCCTGACATCATCCTGTCCCCGCCCCGCACGATGGCGCACAACCGCTGGACGGGGATGCTTCAGGCATGTGGCGCGGCACTGCTGTTGATCCTGCTGTGGCAGATCAGCATGGATCTGGCAGACCTCAACCGTTTCTTTGCAAAACGCCCAGCAGATGTGCTGAGCTATCTGCTTGCCGATGCCCCGGCCCGCGCCACATTGCTGCGCGCGCTGGCAGAGACAACGGCGACCACGATCCCCGGTTATCTTGCCGGGCTGGTGCTGGGGGCCGCACTTGCGATGGGCGTCATCCTTCTTCCCAGGGCCTCAGGTGTCGTTTTGCCCGTGGCCGTCGCCTTGCGCGCGATCCCCATTATCACCACCGCACCGCTGATCGTGCTGGCGCTGGGGCGCGGCGCGACCGGCACGATCGCGGTCATTGCGGTGATGATCTTTTTCCCGACATTCGTGGCCTGCCTGCAGGGGTTGCGGCAAACGCCTCGGGCCGTGAGCGACCTTTTTCGCAGCTATGGCGCCGGCCCCGTGACCGTCCTGTACCTCGCCCAGATCCCGGGCATGCTGCCTGCATTCTTTGCTGCGGCGAAAATGGCGGTGCCTGCCGCCATTCTGGCCGTCACAACGACGGAATGGCTGGTCACGGGCAAAGGGATCGGGCTGTTGGTGGCCTTGACCTCCACCACCTCCAACTACAATATGTTGTGGTCCTGCATCGTTGCGACAACGGTGCTTGCGGTCGTGATCTATGCGGTTGTGGTCCGGGTGGAGCGCGTGGTTTTATCAAAATATGCAAGTGAACAGGTGATATGA
- a CDS encoding ABC transporter ATP-binding protein: MSGKDICCAGLTKRFEDGAAIGPLDLTFEAGQTTALVGPSGCGKSTLLRLIAGLDQPTDGTLRIGDKRPWDVARSGALSMAFQDHALLPWRTVRANVTLGARLARKPADRADALITMVGLAGFEGHRPAELSGGMRQRAAIARALVSEPDVLLLDEPFGAVDALTRSKLNAELPPLWRDRGTTTVMVTHSVEEAVLLSDRVIVLSERPAQIVADIPVIFEPPRGISVTRLPAFQSKTKEVLDALGVIL, encoded by the coding sequence ATGTCAGGCAAGGACATTTGCTGCGCGGGGCTTACCAAACGCTTTGAGGATGGCGCGGCCATCGGACCGCTTGACCTGACCTTTGAAGCCGGTCAGACGACGGCTCTGGTCGGGCCGTCGGGCTGCGGTAAATCCACGCTGTTGCGGTTGATCGCCGGGCTGGATCAGCCCACCGATGGCACGCTGCGCATCGGCGACAAGCGCCCTTGGGACGTCGCCCGATCCGGCGCGCTCTCGATGGCCTTTCAGGATCACGCGCTGCTGCCCTGGCGGACGGTGCGCGCGAATGTCACCTTGGGCGCACGGCTTGCGCGCAAACCGGCTGACCGTGCGGATGCCCTGATCACCATGGTGGGTCTGGCGGGGTTCGAAGGGCACCGTCCGGCAGAACTGTCGGGTGGAATGCGTCAACGCGCGGCCATCGCGCGCGCTCTGGTTTCGGAACCTGATGTGCTCTTGCTCGATGAACCCTTTGGCGCGGTGGATGCGCTGACGCGCAGCAAGCTGAATGCCGAATTGCCCCCCCTGTGGCGCGACCGGGGCACGACGACGGTCATGGTGACGCATTCCGTGGAGGAGGCAGTGCTGCTCTCCGACCGTGTCATCGTCCTCTCAGAGCGTCCCGCGCAGATCGTTGCGGATATTCCGGTGATCTTTGAGCCCCCGCGCGGCATCTCCGTCACGCGGTTGCCGGCGTTTCAATCCAAAACCAAAGAGGTGCTCGACGCCCTTGGGGTCATCCTCTGA